A stretch of the Taeniopygia guttata chromosome 3, bTaeGut7.mat, whole genome shotgun sequence genome encodes the following:
- the POU3F2 gene encoding POU domain, class 3, transcription factor 2: protein MATAASNHYSLLASGSPMVHAEPPGGMQPGGGYRDAGALVQADYALQSNGHPLSHAHQWIAALSHGGPGGGGGGGGGGGGGGGGGGEAPWSAGALGQPDIKPAVVQAGGRGDELPPPQHPPPGRAPHLVHHGGGGGGHHAAAAAAAAAAAWRAGGAAHLPPGMAAANGAQAGLLYSQPPGFTVNGMLGAGQPGLHHHGLRDAHEEPPPGPPHHGPEHPPPPHGPHPGAAGPAPSAATAAPPGPPPHHDPHSDEDTPTSDDLEQFAKQFKQRRIKLGFTQADVGLALGTLYGNVFSQTTICRFEALQLSFKNMCKLKPLLNKWLEEADSSSGSPTSIDKIAAQGRKRKKRTSIEVSVKGALESHFLKCPKPSAQEITSLADSLQLEKEVVRVWFCNRRQKEKRMTPPGGTLPGAEDVYGASRDTPPHHGVQTPVQ, encoded by the coding sequence ATGGCGACCGCAGCCTCCAACCACTACAGCCTGCTCGCCTCCGGCTCCCCCATGGTGCACGCCGAGCCGCCCGGCGGCATGCAGCCCGGCGGCGGCTACCGCGACGCCGGCGCCCTGGTGCAGGCGGACTACGCGCTGCAGAGCAACGGGCACCCGCTGAGCCACGCTCACCAGTGGATCGCGGCGCTGTCCCACGGCGGccccggcggtggcggcggcggcggcggcggcgggggcggcggcggcggcggcggcggcgaggcGCCCTGGTCGGCGGGCGCGCTGGGCCAGCCCGACATCAAGCCGGCGGTGGTGCaggcgggcgggcgcggcgaCGAGCTGCCGCCGCCGCAGCACCCGCCGCCGGGGCGGGCGCCGCACCTGGTGCAccacggcggcggcggcggagggcaccacgcggcggcggcggcggcggcggcggcagcggcgtggcgggcgggcggcgcggcgcaCCTGCCGCCCGGCATGGCCGCGGCCAACGGCGCGCAGGCGGGGCTGCTCTACTCGCAGCCGCCCGGCTTCACCGTCAACGGGATGCTGGGCGCcgggcagccggggctgcacCACCACGGCCTGCGCGACGCCCACGAGgagccgccgccggggccgccgcacCACGGCCCCGAGCACCCGCCGCCGCCCCACGGCCCCCACCCcggggcggccgggccggcaCCGtccgccgccaccgccgcgcCCCCCGGGCCGCCGCCGCACCACGACCCGCACTCCGACGAGGACACGCCGACCTCGGACGACCTGGAGCAGTTCGCCAAGCAGTTCAAGCAGCGGCGCATCAAACTGGGATTTACCCAAGCGGACGTGGGGCTGGCGCTGGGCACCCTCTACGGCAACGTCTTCTCGCAGACCACCATCTGCCGCTTCGAGGCCCTGCAGCTCAGCTTCAAGAACATGTGCAAGCTGAAGCCTTTGTTGAACAAGTGGTTGGAGGAGGCGGACTCCTCCTCGGGCAGCCCCACCAGCATAGACAAGATCGCGGCGCAGGGCCGCAAGCGGAAAAAGCGCACCTCCATCGAGGTGAGCGTCAAGGGCGCGCTGGAGAGCCACTTCCTCAAGTGCCCCAAGCCCTCCGCCCAGGAGATCACCTCGCTCGCGGACAGCCtacagctggagaaggaggtggtGAGAGTGTGGTTTTGTAACAGGAGACAGAAAGAGAAGCGCATGACTCCCCCGGGAGGGACGCTGCCGGGCGCCGAGGACGTGTACGGGGCCAGCAGGGACACGCCGCCGCACCACGGGGTGCAGACCCCCGTGCAGTGA